In Sphingobacterium thalpophilum, a genomic segment contains:
- the cysM gene encoding cysteine synthase CysM, with amino-acid sequence MGNIIDTIGNTPLVEITQFHTNPKVRIFAKMEGNNPAGSVKDRAALNMIRSAMERGDITKDSKLIEATSGNTGIALAMIAGIYGLNLELVMPASSTRERTLTMEAYGAKVTLLESMEICRDYAEEKAEKEGYFILNQFANPDNYEAHIKTTGPEIWRDTAGKITHFVSAMGTTGTIMGNSIYLKEKNAAIQIVGCQPTPESSIPGIRRWPEAYLPKIFDPSRVDRVIDISQQEATALARELVKREGVFAGMSTGGAFAGALKIANEIDEGLIVFIACDRGDRYLSSDLFG; translated from the coding sequence ATGGGAAATATCATAGATACCATAGGAAATACACCCTTAGTCGAGATTACACAATTTCATACAAATCCCAAGGTGCGGATCTTTGCAAAAATGGAGGGTAATAATCCTGCGGGCTCGGTGAAAGATCGTGCAGCACTCAATATGATCCGTTCGGCGATGGAGCGGGGCGATATTACAAAAGATAGTAAATTGATCGAGGCAACGAGCGGTAATACGGGGATCGCACTTGCTATGATCGCCGGTATATATGGACTTAACCTCGAGCTTGTGATGCCAGCTTCTTCAACGCGGGAGCGAACGCTTACGATGGAGGCTTACGGGGCGAAAGTTACTTTATTGGAATCCATGGAAATATGTCGCGATTATGCAGAAGAAAAGGCCGAAAAAGAAGGCTATTTTATATTGAATCAATTTGCAAATCCAGATAACTACGAAGCACATATCAAAACAACGGGACCTGAAATCTGGCGTGATACTGCGGGGAAGATTACACATTTTGTAAGCGCCATGGGGACTACGGGGACAATTATGGGAAATTCCATCTATTTGAAGGAAAAAAATGCAGCCATTCAGATCGTAGGCTGTCAGCCCACTCCTGAATCTTCCATACCAGGCATACGGCGTTGGCCCGAAGCCTATCTGCCTAAGATTTTTGATCCAAGCAGGGTAGATCGCGTTATCGATATATCCCAACAGGAGGCAACAGCGCTTGCCCGGGAACTTGTTAAGCGTGAAGGGGTTTTTGCAGGAATGAGCACCGGTGGAGCTTTTGCAGGAGCACTTAAAATTGCAAATGAAATCGACGAAGGCCTTATTGTATTTATTGCCTGTGACCGAGGTGACCGCTATTTGAGTTCAGACCTTTTTGGCTAA
- a CDS encoding serine O-acetyltransferase, translated as MHDFYQHIYEQQLAVLEMPSNKKICGWAIRIVDVLFPERNSSEMKSVDDVKLAFEQFELELEQLLSKSKACQSCNHSEVAHQFFERIPQLYELMCWDADALMDGDPAAQNKREVVRTYPGFFAICIFRMANELHRLGVPLIPRILTEHAHSKTGIDIHPGATIGHHLHIDHGTGLVIGETCTIGNYVKLYQGVTLGALSVDKVFSNVKRHPTIGDHVIIYSGATILGGETHIGHHSVIGGNVWLTSSVEPYTTVYHQATSKFIDSKPII; from the coding sequence ATGCATGATTTTTATCAACATATCTATGAACAGCAATTGGCTGTTCTAGAAATGCCTTCTAACAAGAAGATCTGCGGCTGGGCTATCCGAATTGTGGATGTGCTCTTCCCCGAACGAAATTCTAGCGAGATGAAATCGGTCGATGATGTGAAGCTCGCTTTTGAACAATTTGAATTGGAGCTTGAGCAGCTCCTGAGCAAATCCAAAGCTTGTCAAAGCTGCAATCACTCGGAAGTAGCGCACCAGTTTTTTGAACGGATTCCACAACTTTATGAATTGATGTGCTGGGATGCAGATGCATTGATGGATGGCGATCCTGCAGCACAGAATAAAAGAGAGGTTGTACGTACTTATCCCGGTTTCTTTGCGATCTGTATTTTCCGGATGGCGAACGAACTACATCGCCTGGGTGTTCCTTTGATACCGCGCATATTGACAGAACATGCGCATTCCAAAACGGGAATTGATATCCATCCTGGAGCAACAATAGGCCATCATCTGCATATTGACCATGGCACCGGATTGGTTATCGGCGAAACCTGCACCATCGGTAATTATGTGAAACTTTATCAGGGTGTAACCCTGGGGGCCCTGAGTGTGGATAAGGTGTTTTCCAATGTAAAACGCCACCCGACAATTGGCGATCATGTTATTATCTACTCTGGAGCCACAATCCTGGGCGGCGAAACACACATCGGCCATCATTCGGTCATTGGCGGGAATGTCTGGTTGACAAGTTCTGTCGAGCCTTACACCACCGTATACCATCAGGCTACATCAAAATTTATAGATTCAAAACCAATAATATAG
- a CDS encoding VOC family protein: MTLTAIHPKLPMRNKTITKDFYLHKLGFSLCGAVDYEGYLMLKKDHIEIHFFEFQELPPEENYGMVYIRTDDIDCLYQSFQENHVEIHPNGKLEIKPWGQREFSILDPDSNLLTFGADA, encoded by the coding sequence ATGACACTGACAGCCATTCATCCCAAACTGCCCATGCGCAACAAAACCATCACAAAAGATTTTTATCTACATAAACTTGGATTTTCATTATGTGGAGCAGTCGATTACGAAGGTTACCTGATGCTAAAAAAAGACCATATTGAAATTCATTTTTTTGAATTCCAAGAACTTCCACCAGAAGAAAATTATGGTATGGTTTATATACGCACAGACGACATTGATTGTCTGTATCAGTCTTTTCAAGAAAATCACGTTGAGATTCACCCTAATGGCAAACTTGAGATTAAGCCCTGGGGTCAGCGGGAGTTTTCGATTTTAGATCCCGACAGTAATCTACTCACCTTTGGCGCCGATGCTTAA